The following are from one region of the Ignavibacteriota bacterium genome:
- a CDS encoding 30S ribosomal protein S12: protein MPTINQLVRKGRVQILSKNKAPALSACPQKRGVCTRVYTTTPKKPNSALRKVARVRLTNHIEVSAYIPGEGHNLQEHSIVLIRGGRVKDLPGVRYHIIRGTLDTSGVEDRKKGRSKYGAKKPKS from the coding sequence TTGCCAACAATTAATCAACTCGTAAGAAAAGGACGAGTTCAAATATTATCAAAGAATAAAGCTCCGGCTTTGAGTGCCTGTCCGCAGAAACGTGGAGTATGTACTCGTGTTTATACAACAACTCCTAAGAAACCAAATTCAGCTTTGAGAAAAGTAGCGAGAGTAAGGCTTACAAATCATATTGAAGTAAGTGCTTATATACCCGGAGAAGGACACAACCTTCAAGAACATTCCATTGTTTTAATTCGTGGTGGTCGTGTAAAGGATTTACCGGGAGTAAGATATCATATAATTCGTGGCACTCTTGACACAAGTGGTGTTGAAGATCGGAAAAAAGGCAGATCTAAGTACGGTGCAAAAAAACCTAAATCTTAA
- the rpsG gene encoding 30S ribosomal protein S7: MRKRRAEKRYIKPDPKFNDITVSKFINVLMNEGKKSAARKIIYGAFDIIEGKTKKTGLEIFKQALSNVQPVIEVRSRRVGGATYQVPSEVRPERRTALAMRWIKTYASQRGDKTMSQKLAQELIAASNNEGSAVKKKDDTHKMAEANKAFAHFKW; the protein is encoded by the coding sequence ATGAGAAAAAGAAGAGCAGAAAAAAGATACATAAAGCCAGATCCAAAATTCAATGATATTACCGTTTCAAAGTTTATCAATGTACTGATGAATGAAGGTAAAAAATCTGCAGCCAGAAAAATTATTTATGGTGCGTTTGATATCATCGAAGGAAAAACAAAAAAAACTGGTCTGGAAATTTTTAAGCAGGCACTATCAAATGTTCAACCTGTGATTGAAGTTAGAAGCCGGAGAGTTGGAGGAGCTACCTATCAGGTTCCTAGCGAAGTTCGACCTGAGAGGAGAACTGCTTTGGCAATGAGATGGATTAAAACTTATGCAAGTCAGCGAGGCGATAAGACTATGTCGCAGAAGCTTGCACAGGAGTTAATTGCTGCATCAAATAATGAGGGATCTGCTGTTAAAAAGAAAGATGATACACATAAAATGGCTGAAGCCAATAAAGCTTTTGCTCATTTCAAATGGTAA
- the fusA gene encoding elongation factor G, protein MSQKVKIDQVRNIGIMAHIDAGKTTTTERILFYTGKLHRLGEVHDGAAVMDWMEQEKERGITITSAATTCFWNDHQINIIDTPGHVDFTVEVERSLRVLDGAVALFCAVGGVEPQSETVWRQADKYGVPRIAFINKVDRIGADFYNAVQMMKDRLKANAIPINLPIGQGDMFVGVIDLINFNARMYHEETFGATYDEIPIPQDLMETATKYRTQMLEAVSDVDDTLLEKYLEGKEITASEVLTVLRKATIELKIIPVLCGSAFKNKGVQKLLDYVVELLPSPVDFKEIEAHHIGINDSVTRKIDEKEKFAALAFKIMNDPYVGKLCFFRVYSGTLKAGSYIYNSVSQKKERIGRLLQMHANHREDIDEVRAGDIAAAVGLKHTKTGDTLCDEHDPIVLEKMSFPEPVIQIAIEPKTKADQDKLSESLSKLSDEDPTFRVTVDQETGQTLISGMGELHLEILVDRMKREFKVEANIGKPQVAYRETITETVQVEGKFIKQSGGRGKYGHVEIELGPNDPGKGYEFINAIVGGSIPKEYIQPVSAGIQEAMRNGVVAGFPVVDIKVKLYDGSFHDVDSDELSFKVAGSMAFKSGSKKAKPILLEPIMSVEVVTPEDYLGDVMGDLNSRRGKIEGFNARKDAQVIKALVPLSEMFGYATILRSMTQGRAIYTMQFDHYQQVPQSIAEEIAEKTLGKKSTAV, encoded by the coding sequence ATGTCGCAGAAAGTTAAAATAGATCAAGTAAGAAATATTGGCATCATGGCACATATTGATGCCGGTAAAACCACAACGACTGAACGTATTCTTTTTTATACCGGAAAACTTCACCGTCTTGGAGAAGTCCATGATGGCGCAGCTGTGATGGATTGGATGGAACAGGAGAAAGAACGTGGAATTACAATTACAAGTGCAGCCACAACCTGTTTCTGGAATGATCATCAGATAAATATTATAGATACACCAGGTCACGTAGATTTTACTGTTGAAGTTGAAAGATCTTTAAGAGTGTTAGACGGAGCTGTTGCTTTATTTTGTGCTGTCGGTGGAGTTGAACCACAATCTGAAACAGTTTGGAGACAAGCTGATAAATATGGTGTTCCGAGAATAGCTTTTATCAATAAGGTTGATAGGATTGGAGCCGATTTTTATAACGCAGTTCAGATGATGAAGGATAGATTGAAAGCGAACGCAATTCCAATCAATTTACCGATTGGTCAGGGAGACATGTTCGTTGGAGTCATTGATCTTATAAATTTTAATGCACGAATGTATCACGAGGAAACTTTTGGAGCTACATACGATGAGATTCCAATTCCTCAAGATCTCATGGAAACAGCAACTAAATACAGAACACAGATGTTGGAAGCAGTTTCTGATGTTGATGATACATTGTTAGAAAAATATCTTGAAGGTAAAGAGATTACTGCAAGTGAAGTACTGACTGTTTTGAGAAAAGCAACAATTGAATTGAAAATTATTCCTGTTCTTTGTGGATCTGCATTTAAGAATAAAGGCGTTCAGAAATTACTTGACTATGTTGTTGAACTTCTTCCTTCACCAGTTGATTTTAAAGAGATCGAGGCACATCACATTGGAATAAATGATTCAGTTACCAGAAAAATTGATGAGAAAGAAAAATTTGCTGCGTTAGCTTTTAAGATTATGAATGACCCTTATGTTGGAAAATTATGTTTCTTCCGTGTCTATTCAGGAACACTGAAAGCCGGGTCATATATTTATAATTCAGTCAGCCAGAAAAAAGAACGAATTGGCAGACTATTACAAATGCACGCAAATCACCGGGAAGATATTGATGAAGTTAGAGCAGGTGATATTGCTGCGGCAGTTGGTTTAAAGCACACTAAAACCGGTGATACTCTCTGTGATGAACATGATCCGATCGTACTTGAAAAGATGTCATTTCCTGAACCGGTTATTCAGATTGCAATTGAACCAAAAACAAAAGCAGATCAGGATAAACTATCAGAATCTCTTTCAAAACTCTCTGATGAAGATCCTACATTTAGAGTGACAGTTGATCAGGAAACAGGTCAGACATTAATAAGTGGAATGGGAGAACTTCATCTGGAAATTCTTGTTGACAGGATGAAGAGAGAATTTAAGGTTGAAGCTAACATCGGCAAACCACAAGTTGCTTATAGAGAAACTATAACAGAGACAGTTCAGGTTGAAGGAAAGTTTATAAAACAATCTGGTGGTCGGGGAAAATATGGTCACGTTGAAATCGAATTAGGTCCGAACGATCCAGGAAAAGGATATGAGTTTATAAATGCGATAGTTGGTGGATCGATACCCAAAGAATATATCCAGCCGGTCTCTGCTGGAATTCAGGAGGCGATGCGAAATGGTGTCGTTGCAGGATTTCCGGTTGTTGATATTAAAGTCAAGTTGTATGATGGATCATTTCACGATGTAGATTCTGATGAATTATCTTTTAAAGTAGCTGGTTCGATGGCTTTCAAGAGTGGTTCTAAAAAAGCTAAACCAATCCTGTTGGAACCTATCATGTCTGTTGAAGTTGTTACGCCTGAAGATTATCTGGGCGATGTGATGGGCGATTTAAATTCGCGAAGAGGAAAAATTGAAGGATTTAATGCAAGGAAAGATGCTCAGGTAATTAAAGCACTTGTTCCTCTTTCTGAAATGTTCGGTTACGCAACAATTTTAAGATCAATGACTCAGGGCAGAGCAATTTATACAATGCAGTTTGATCATTATCAGCAGGTTCCTCAATCAATAGCTGAGGAGATTGCTGAAAAAACATTAGGCAAGAAATCAACAGCAGTTTAA
- the tuf gene encoding elongation factor Tu produces MAKEKFDRSKPHVNVGTIGHVDHGKTTLTAAITMALSKKGLSEVRTFDSIDNAPEERERGITIATSHVEYATEKRHYAHVDCPGHADYVKNMITGAAQMDGAILVVAATDGPMPQTREHILLARQVGVPRIVVFMNKVDLVDDPELLELVEVELRDLLTSYEFPGDEIPIIQGSALRALEAASSAETKIDDPRLDCIWKLMDAVDSYIPIPERETKKPFLMPVEDVFSITGRGTVATGRVERGEVKIQEEVELIGLGIHKKTVVTGIEMFRKELDSAMAGDNAGILLRGVDKDEIERGMVLAKTGSITPHTVFDGSVYILSKNEGGRHTPFFNGYRPQFYFRTTDVTGVATLPEGTEMVMPGDNVNLKVELISEIAMEEGLRFAIREGGRTVGAGVVTKIYK; encoded by the coding sequence ATGGCAAAAGAAAAATTTGACAGGAGTAAGCCGCACGTTAACGTTGGAACAATTGGTCACGTAGATCATGGTAAAACCACTTTAACCGCTGCCATCACTATGGCTCTCAGTAAAAAGGGCTTGTCAGAGGTTAGAACATTTGATAGTATTGATAATGCACCAGAAGAAAGAGAAAGAGGCATTACAATTGCAACGTCACACGTTGAATACGCAACTGAAAAAAGACATTATGCGCATGTAGATTGTCCTGGTCACGCTGACTATGTGAAGAACATGATTACTGGTGCAGCACAGATGGATGGTGCTATTCTGGTTGTTGCTGCTACGGATGGTCCAATGCCTCAGACCAGAGAACATATTCTTCTTGCAAGACAAGTAGGTGTTCCGAGAATCGTTGTTTTCATGAATAAAGTTGATCTGGTTGATGATCCTGAACTTCTTGAATTAGTGGAAGTTGAATTGAGAGATTTATTAACATCTTATGAATTCCCTGGTGACGAAATCCCGATCATACAAGGATCAGCACTAAGAGCTCTTGAAGCTGCTTCCAGTGCTGAAACTAAAATTGATGATCCAAGACTTGACTGTATCTGGAAACTTATGGATGCAGTAGATTCTTATATTCCAATACCTGAAAGAGAAACAAAGAAACCATTCTTAATGCCTGTTGAAGACGTATTCTCAATTACAGGTCGTGGTACAGTTGCAACTGGCAGAGTTGAAAGAGGCGAAGTGAAAATTCAAGAGGAAGTCGAACTTATCGGTCTTGGAATACACAAGAAAACTGTTGTAACTGGAATTGAAATGTTTAGAAAAGAACTTGACTCAGCAATGGCTGGAGATAATGCAGGTATATTACTTAGAGGTGTTGATAAAGATGAAATTGAAAGAGGAATGGTACTCGCAAAAACTGGTTCAATTACTCCACACACAGTTTTCGATGGCTCGGTTTACATTCTGTCAAAGAATGAAGGTGGAAGACACACACCATTCTTTAATGGTTACAGACCACAGTTCTATTTTAGAACCACAGACGTTACAGGTGTTGCGACACTTCCTGAAGGAACTGAAATGGTTATGCCAGGTGATAACGTGAACCTAAAAGTTGAATTGATATCAGAGATAGCTATGGAAGAAGGTTTGAGATTTGCTATTCGTGAAGGCGGAAGAACCGTCGGTGCTGGTGTAGTAACAAAAATTTATAAGTAA
- the rpsJ gene encoding 30S ribosomal protein S10 — protein MPGQKIRIKLKSYDHILIDKSTEKIIKTVRSTGAVVSGPIPLPTRKTVYTVLRSPHVDKKSREQFETRAHKRIIDIHNSNNKTVDSLSKLDIPAGVDIEIKL, from the coding sequence GTGCCAGGTCAGAAAATAAGAATCAAGTTGAAATCATACGATCATATTTTGATTGATAAATCAACAGAGAAGATTATTAAAACTGTTAGAAGTACAGGAGCTGTTGTCTCAGGACCAATTCCACTTCCGACAAGAAAAACTGTCTATACAGTACTTAGATCACCTCACGTTGATAAAAAATCACGTGAACAATTTGAAACACGAGCCCATAAAAGAATTATTGATATTCATAACTCTAATAACAAAACCGTCGATTCATTAAGTAAACTTGATATTCCGGCGGGTGTTGATATAGAAATTAAATTATAA
- the rplC gene encoding 50S ribosomal protein L3, translating into MPGILGKKIGMTSIFNTEGDLITVTVIQAGPCKVVSLREKEKDGYSAVVIGFEDKKEKHVSKPVLGQFKKNNLSPNKTVKEFKGFDTGSLKIGDDLKVDLFKEGDIIKVRGRSKGKGFQGVMKRHNFGGVGGTTHGQSDRLRAPGSIGASSWPSRVFKGQRMAGRKGFENVTVRNLKVIKIIPDDNLIMIKGAVPGSINSIVELIKN; encoded by the coding sequence ATGCCCGGAATCTTAGGTAAAAAAATTGGAATGACAAGCATCTTTAATACTGAAGGTGATTTGATAACTGTAACAGTTATTCAAGCCGGACCTTGTAAAGTTGTTTCACTACGCGAAAAAGAAAAAGATGGTTATTCGGCTGTGGTAATAGGCTTTGAAGATAAAAAAGAAAAACATGTTAGCAAGCCAGTTTTGGGTCAATTTAAGAAAAATAATTTATCGCCAAACAAAACAGTAAAAGAATTCAAAGGATTTGATACTGGTAGTCTAAAAATTGGTGATGACCTCAAAGTTGATTTATTTAAAGAAGGCGACATTATAAAAGTCAGAGGAAGAAGTAAAGGAAAAGGATTTCAGGGAGTAATGAAGCGTCACAACTTTGGTGGTGTTGGTGGAACAACTCATGGTCAAAGTGATAGATTAAGAGCTCCGGGATCGATTGGTGCCAGCTCCTGGCCCTCAAGAGTTTTTAAAGGTCAGAGGATGGCTGGACGTAAAGGTTTTGAAAATGTAACTGTTCGTAACCTCAAAGTAATAAAAATTATTCCTGACGATAATTTAATTATGATTAAAGGTGCTGTGCCTGGCTCAATAAATTCAATAGTTGAACTGATAAAGAATTAA
- the rplD gene encoding 50S ribosomal protein L4: MTLEIFKTDGKPSGKKVKLDDEIFGIQPNDHAIYLSVKAFLANQRQGTHKAKERAEVRGGGKKPWRQKGRGTARAGTIRSPLWIGGGTIFGPRPRDYRQKLSQKVKQLARKSALSYKAKDEQLIVVEDFSYDKPKTKEFVSLMDALKLNGKKILLLTGKNETNVYKSGRNINKVSIMEASKASTYDILNNQILVLQKTAVDAIAQTFNEKEAKVVN; encoded by the coding sequence ATGACTTTAGAAATTTTTAAAACAGACGGCAAGCCTTCAGGTAAAAAAGTTAAGCTTGACGATGAAATTTTTGGCATTCAGCCAAACGATCATGCAATTTATCTTTCTGTTAAAGCATTTCTTGCTAATCAAAGACAAGGAACTCACAAAGCTAAAGAAAGAGCAGAAGTAAGAGGCGGCGGTAAAAAACCTTGGAGACAAAAGGGAAGAGGAACTGCAAGAGCAGGTACGATTCGTTCACCTTTGTGGATTGGTGGTGGTACTATTTTCGGTCCTCGACCAAGAGATTACAGACAAAAACTTTCTCAAAAAGTTAAACAACTTGCACGAAAATCTGCTCTCAGCTACAAAGCAAAAGATGAGCAATTAATAGTTGTTGAGGATTTTTCTTACGATAAACCAAAAACAAAGGAATTTGTTTCTTTAATGGATGCGTTGAAACTAAATGGAAAAAAAATTCTTTTGTTAACCGGAAAAAATGAGACCAATGTTTATAAGTCTGGAAGAAATATTAATAAAGTAAGTATAATGGAAGCAAGTAAGGCATCTACTTATGATATTCTGAATAACCAGATCTTAGTTTTACAAAAGACGGCTGTTGATGCAATAGCCCAAACCTTTAATGAGAAAGAAGCAAAGGTGGTGAACTAA
- the rplW gene encoding 50S ribosomal protein L23, protein MHQILISPLITEKMTNITADKGKYGFLVNPNANKIQIAKAIEEKFNVHVTDVKTINHQGKTKTQFRKSGRFTGKTAKFKKAIVTLKEGEKIELFEAV, encoded by the coding sequence ATGCACCAGATATTAATCAGTCCTCTTATTACTGAGAAGATGACAAATATAACTGCCGATAAAGGTAAATATGGGTTTCTTGTTAATCCGAATGCAAATAAAATTCAAATAGCAAAAGCTATAGAAGAAAAGTTTAATGTTCATGTAACTGATGTGAAGACAATTAATCACCAGGGAAAAACTAAAACGCAATTCAGGAAAAGTGGAAGATTCACTGGTAAAACAGCAAAATTTAAAAAAGCTATCGTTACCCTTAAAGAAGGGGAAAAAATTGAGTTATTCGAAGCAGTTTAG
- the rplB gene encoding 50S ribosomal protein L2, whose protein sequence is MGIKKNKPVTPGTRFKSNYTFEELTKSTPEKSLTVALRKSGGRNNLGRITARHIGGGHKRRYRIIDFKRNKHGIFAKVFSIEYDPNRSARIALLHYTDGDKRYILAPNGLKVGDKISSGSGSEISVGNTLPLKEMPLGSFVHNVEIKPGKGGQLGRSAGSSLQLMAKEGNFAQLKMPSGEVRMINVNCLATYGMVGNSEHENISLGKAGRSRWLGKRSYVRGVAMNPVDHPMGGGEGKTSGGGHPVSPWGQKSKGLKTRKRKNPSNKYIIKRRKS, encoded by the coding sequence ATGGGAATTAAAAAAAATAAACCAGTAACTCCAGGAACAAGATTCAAAAGCAATTATACTTTTGAAGAATTAACGAAATCAACTCCTGAGAAATCATTAACAGTTGCATTACGAAAATCTGGTGGAAGAAATAATCTTGGCAGAATTACCGCAAGACATATTGGCGGTGGGCATAAAAGACGCTACAGGATAATTGATTTCAAGAGAAACAAGCATGGAATTTTTGCAAAAGTATTTTCAATTGAATACGATCCAAACAGATCAGCAAGAATTGCTTTGTTACATTATACTGATGGTGATAAAAGATACATACTGGCTCCGAATGGATTAAAAGTTGGTGATAAAATTTCTTCTGGTTCTGGAAGTGAAATTTCAGTTGGCAACACATTGCCATTAAAGGAAATGCCTTTGGGCAGTTTTGTACACAATGTCGAAATAAAGCCAGGTAAAGGTGGTCAGTTGGGAAGAAGCGCCGGTAGTTCTCTTCAACTCATGGCTAAAGAAGGTAATTTTGCTCAGTTGAAAATGCCCTCTGGTGAAGTCAGAATGATAAATGTTAATTGCCTTGCTACTTATGGAATGGTTGGTAATTCAGAACACGAAAATATTAGTCTTGGTAAAGCTGGTCGTTCAAGATGGTTGGGAAAGAGATCATATGTGAGAGGTGTTGCAATGAATCCCGTTGATCATCCGATGGGTGGAGGAGAAGGCAAAACATCTGGTGGTGGGCATCCGGTTTCTCCCTGGGGTCAAAAATCAAAGGGATTAAAAACAAGGAAGAGAAAAAATCCATCTAATAAATATATTATTAAAAGAAGGAAAAGTTAG
- the rpsS gene encoding 30S ribosomal protein S19, with amino-acid sequence MPRSVKKGPFIHYKLFKMIKQLNDNNQKKIIKTWSRASIITPDFVGHTIAVHNGNKMIPIFITENMVGHKLGEFAPTRIFRGHPGTKAEKSVKAG; translated from the coding sequence ATGCCACGTTCTGTAAAAAAAGGACCATTTATTCATTACAAGCTGTTCAAAATGATCAAGCAGCTTAATGATAATAATCAAAAAAAAATTATTAAAACATGGTCACGTGCATCTATCATTACTCCTGATTTCGTTGGTCATACAATCGCAGTTCATAATGGAAATAAGATGATTCCGATTTTCATTACTGAAAATATGGTTGGACATAAATTAGGTGAATTTGCACCAACGCGGATTTTCCGTGGTCATCCCGGAACTAAAGCCGAAAAATCAGTTAAAGCAGGTTAA
- the rplV gene encoding 50S ribosomal protein L22: MEARAINRFIGSSPRKMRLVIDLIRGESVDKALEILHFSPKHSSKNAEKTLRSAVSNLINNKEETIRIEPADLFVKEAFVDVGPILKRISPAPQGRAYRIRKRSCHLTIVVAKKA; this comes from the coding sequence ATGGAAGCAAGAGCAATAAATAGGTTTATAGGTTCATCTCCGAGGAAGATGAGGCTAGTGATTGATTTAATCAGAGGTGAATCTGTTGATAAAGCATTGGAAATACTCCATTTCTCGCCAAAGCATTCTTCAAAAAATGCCGAGAAGACTTTAAGGTCAGCAGTTTCAAATCTTATTAATAATAAAGAAGAAACTATAAGAATTGAACCGGCTGATCTGTTCGTTAAAGAAGCATTTGTTGATGTTGGTCCGATTTTAAAAAGAATATCTCCCGCACCACAGGGAAGAGCATACAGGATAAGAAAAAGATCTTGTCATTTAACAATAGTAGTAGCAAAAAAAGCATAA
- the rpsC gene encoding 30S ribosomal protein S3 encodes MGQKTNPIGLRVGVIRGWNSNWYESKSYAIKLKEDDKLRDYIRNRLKKAGISKIIIDRTSKSIILNIHTSRPGVVIGKSGKEITQLEEELKQISNKEIKIQISEIKRPELDAYLVAENIASQLEGRISFRRAMKMAITASMRMGAEGIRIKCGGRLGGAEIARTEQYKDGRIPLHTLRADIDYANGRAETIYGSIGIKVWICRGEILGKRVAE; translated from the coding sequence TTGGGACAAAAGACTAATCCGATAGGTTTAAGAGTAGGCGTGATCAGAGGCTGGAATTCAAATTGGTACGAGAGTAAAAGTTATGCTATAAAATTAAAAGAAGATGACAAACTTCGTGATTATATCAGGAACAGATTAAAAAAAGCAGGGATATCTAAAATCATTATTGACAGGACTTCGAAAAGTATAATTTTAAATATTCATACTTCAAGACCAGGTGTTGTAATTGGTAAAAGTGGAAAAGAAATTACACAGCTTGAAGAAGAGTTGAAACAAATTTCAAATAAAGAAATAAAAATTCAGATTTCAGAGATAAAGAGACCAGAATTAGATGCTTACCTGGTAGCAGAAAACATTGCCAGCCAATTAGAAGGAAGAATTTCTTTCCGCAGAGCAATGAAGATGGCTATTACTGCCTCGATGCGTATGGGTGCGGAAGGAATTCGTATTAAATGTGGTGGCAGACTCGGTGGTGCTGAAATCGCAAGAACTGAACAATACAAAGATGGAAGAATACCGCTTCACACTTTAAGAGCCGATATTGATTATGCTAATGGCAGAGCAGAAACTATATATGGTTCAATAGGAATTAAAGTGTGGATTTGCCGGGGTGAAATTCTCGGTAAAAGAGTTGCGGAATAA
- the rplP gene encoding 50S ribosomal protein L16 has translation MLMPKRVKYRKAHRGRRKGNAKRGSSVAFGDFGLKSLEPAWITSRQIEACRVALTRKMKRDGRVWIRIFPDKPVSKKPLETRMGKGKGAPEFWVAVIKPGRILFEVSGVTRDMANEALTLCSHKLPIKTKVVSRPDFE, from the coding sequence ATGTTAATGCCGAAAAGAGTTAAATACAGAAAAGCACATAGAGGTAGAAGAAAAGGGAATGCAAAACGTGGTAGTTCAGTTGCGTTTGGTGATTTCGGACTGAAATCATTAGAACCAGCGTGGATTACAAGCAGGCAGATTGAAGCCTGTCGTGTTGCACTTACACGAAAAATGAAAAGAGATGGCCGCGTTTGGATCAGAATTTTTCCTGATAAGCCTGTTTCAAAGAAACCTCTCGAAACAAGAATGGGAAAAGGTAAAGGTGCCCCTGAATTCTGGGTCGCTGTTATTAAACCCGGAAGAATTCTTTTTGAAGTTTCAGGTGTAACAAGAGATATGGCAAATGAAGCATTAACATTATGTTCTCATAAACTGCCAATTAAAACAAAAGTAGTCTCCAGACCAGATTTTGAATAA
- the rpmC gene encoding 50S ribosomal protein L29, giving the protein MKIHEIKELKTEEIVQRIKDEERNLVDLRFSHQLKQLTNTSKLKNVKRDIAKLKTVLRERESQLVSTEVKGAKA; this is encoded by the coding sequence ATGAAGATTCACGAAATAAAAGAATTGAAAACTGAAGAAATAGTTCAAAGAATTAAAGATGAGGAACGCAATCTCGTTGATTTGAGGTTTTCGCATCAATTGAAACAGTTGACTAATACTTCGAAACTGAAAAATGTGAAAAGGGATATTGCAAAATTGAAGACAGTTCTCAGAGAAAGAGAATCACAACTGGTAAGTACTGAAGTGAAAGGAGCAAAAGCTTAA
- the rpsQ gene encoding 30S ribosomal protein S17 gives METRSLRKTRIGIVVSNKMDKTITVAIERKVAHPIYKKYFRKTTKLMAHDEKKECGIGDKVKIMETRPLSLKKRWRLVEIIEKAK, from the coding sequence ATGGAAACTCGAAGTCTTAGAAAAACAAGGATAGGTATTGTTGTTAGCAACAAGATGGATAAAACTATCACTGTTGCCATCGAAAGAAAAGTAGCTCATCCTATTTATAAAAAATATTTCAGGAAAACTACAAAGCTCATGGCTCACGATGAAAAGAAGGAATGCGGCATAGGTGATAAAGTAAAAATTATGGAAACACGCCCGCTCAGTTTAAAGAAGAGATGGCGATTAGTTGAAATTATTGAAAAAGCCAAGTAG
- the rplN gene encoding 50S ribosomal protein L14: MIQEETNLIVADNSGAKKVRCIRVLGGSGRRYATVGDTIVVSVKTAMPNGTVKKGEVSRAVIVRTKKEVRRKDGSYIRFDENAAVLINPQNEPRGTRIFGPVARELRDKQFMKIVSLAPEVL; this comes from the coding sequence ATGATACAGGAAGAAACAAATCTGATTGTAGCTGATAATTCGGGTGCGAAGAAAGTAAGATGCATTCGTGTTCTTGGTGGAAGTGGAAGACGTTATGCTACGGTCGGTGATACTATAGTCGTTAGCGTAAAGACTGCTATGCCGAACGGAACGGTTAAAAAAGGCGAAGTATCCAGAGCAGTTATTGTCAGAACAAAAAAGGAAGTTAGAAGAAAAGACGGCTCGTACATTAGATTTGATGAGAATGCAGCAGTATTGATCAATCCGCAAAATGAACCGAGAGGCACTAGAATTTTTGGTCCTGTTGCCAGGGAATTAAGAGATAAACAATTTATGAAAATCGTTTCATTAGCACCCGAAGTATTGTAA
- the rplX gene encoding 50S ribosomal protein L24, whose amino-acid sequence MKIRKNDMVMVVSGNDRGKTGKVLKVFPQKYRVIVEGINLRKKHTKPNQKNPQGGIIEKEASVHASNVMILDPKSNEPTRIGSRVILDEKTGKKKIARVAKASGEMIQ is encoded by the coding sequence ATGAAAATTAGAAAAAATGATATGGTAATGGTAGTCTCCGGTAATGACCGAGGTAAAACCGGTAAAGTTTTAAAAGTTTTTCCTCAGAAATATCGTGTAATAGTTGAAGGTATCAATCTTAGGAAAAAGCATACAAAACCAAATCAAAAAAATCCGCAAGGCGGAATTATAGAAAAAGAAGCATCAGTCCACGCATCTAATGTGATGATTTTAGATCCAAAATCAAATGAACCGACAAGAATCGGATCCAGAGTCATTTTAGATGAAAAGACAGGTAAAAAGAAAATTGCACGTGTTGCAAAAGCAAGCGGAGAAATGATTCAATAA